One Phycisphaerae bacterium DNA window includes the following coding sequences:
- the gyrA gene encoding DNA gyrase subunit A, which yields MSEVSEQPAERIRNHPLIEEMQDSYLTYSMSVIMSRALPDVRDGLKPSQRRILVAMNDLNLGPRAQTRKCAKICGDTSGNYHPHGEGVIYPTLARLAQPWNMREPLVDGQGNFGSVDGDPPAAMRYTEARMTSAATLMLDDLQYETVDFEPNYDNSRTEPTVLPGKFPNLLVNGATGIAVGMATNIPPHNPAEVCDALLAYLDNPGITVADILKFLPGPDFPTGGQICGRRGIVDAYTTGRGSIVLRGRCHVEESRTGKKTIVIDEIPYGVLRSTVTEKIALGVKAGHIRDVSAVNDASDRKHDVRIEVEIKRDANEDVIINQLYQYTPLQSGFHIMNIALVGRQPRTLPIKQMLGLYVDHRKEVVRRRTQFLLRKAKQRAHILEGLILAVGDIDEIIEIIKRSADPPTARQNLMDRPLRLIEHATLQRLLPESFVRRFGTGEHHLTAVQANAILAMQLQRLTGLELEKLGGEYAKLVEEIEGYEAILRDERLVLDIIREDLHEVREKFSRKRRTEITEGVGEFRMEELIPDEQTIVTISHEGYIKRTDIDSYRKQGRGGKGIRGGAAKEGDFLAHLFVVSTHDYLLFFTNRGRVYWARVYDLPALSRTSRGRSIANLLQMQPGETHRAVLAVKQFEEDFVFFATARGTVKKTPMSAYSRPRSSGIIAISLDADDELINVERTSGSNHIVLGTRNGMAVHFDESNVRAMGRGAHGVKGMTLEADDSIVSLVAIDPGGSLLTVCENGYGKRTNIDEYRKTKRGGKGVINIRATERNGRVVAIEAVCDTDELMFITAKGMMLRTDLSQLREIGRATQGVRLIRLDEGDSVVAVAKIALESEEVKKVVGEGDAGDSESASVDAVRDVAEGETSVEDPEADSESSNGDAPEDQT from the coding sequence ATGTCCGAGGTGTCCGAGCAACCCGCCGAACGCATACGCAATCATCCCCTCATCGAGGAGATGCAGGACTCCTACCTGACCTACTCGATGAGCGTCATCATGTCCCGGGCCCTGCCCGATGTGCGCGACGGGCTCAAGCCGTCCCAGCGCCGCATCCTCGTCGCCATGAACGACCTCAACCTCGGCCCCCGCGCCCAGACCCGAAAATGCGCCAAGATCTGCGGCGATACCAGCGGTAACTACCACCCCCACGGCGAAGGCGTCATCTATCCCACCCTTGCCCGACTCGCCCAGCCCTGGAACATGCGCGAACCCCTCGTCGACGGCCAAGGCAACTTCGGCTCCGTCGATGGCGACCCGCCCGCGGCCATGCGATACACCGAAGCCCGCATGACCTCGGCCGCCACGCTCATGCTCGACGATCTCCAGTACGAGACCGTCGACTTCGAACCCAACTACGACAACTCCCGCACCGAGCCCACCGTCCTCCCCGGCAAGTTCCCCAACCTGCTGGTCAACGGCGCCACGGGCATCGCCGTCGGTATGGCCACCAACATCCCCCCGCACAACCCCGCGGAGGTTTGCGACGCGCTCCTTGCCTACCTGGACAACCCCGGCATTACCGTTGCCGACATCTTGAAGTTCCTCCCCGGTCCGGACTTCCCCACCGGCGGGCAGATCTGCGGCCGCCGCGGCATTGTCGATGCTTACACCACCGGACGTGGCAGCATCGTCCTCCGCGGCCGATGCCACGTCGAGGAAAGCCGCACCGGCAAAAAGACCATCGTCATCGACGAAATTCCTTACGGCGTTCTCCGCAGCACCGTCACCGAGAAGATCGCCCTCGGCGTCAAGGCCGGGCACATTCGCGATGTCTCCGCCGTCAACGACGCCTCCGACCGCAAGCACGACGTCCGCATCGAAGTCGAGATCAAGCGCGACGCCAACGAAGACGTCATCATCAACCAGCTTTACCAGTACACGCCGCTCCAGTCCGGCTTCCACATCATGAACATCGCCCTCGTCGGGCGCCAGCCGCGCACCCTGCCCATCAAGCAGATGCTCGGCCTCTACGTCGACCATCGCAAAGAGGTCGTCCGCCGCCGCACCCAGTTCCTCCTTCGCAAGGCCAAGCAGCGCGCCCACATCCTCGAAGGCCTAATCCTCGCCGTCGGCGACATCGACGAGATCATCGAAATCATCAAGCGTTCGGCCGATCCGCCCACCGCCCGCCAGAACCTCATGGACCGCCCGCTGCGCCTCATCGAGCACGCCACGCTCCAGCGCCTGCTGCCGGAATCGTTCGTGCGTCGGTTCGGTACCGGCGAGCACCACCTTACCGCCGTCCAGGCCAACGCCATCCTGGCCATGCAGCTTCAGCGCCTCACCGGCCTGGAGCTCGAAAAGCTCGGCGGCGAGTACGCCAAGCTGGTCGAGGAGATCGAAGGCTACGAGGCCATCCTCCGCGATGAGCGCCTCGTCCTCGACATCATTCGCGAGGACCTCCACGAAGTCCGCGAGAAATTCTCCCGCAAGCGCCGCACGGAAATCACCGAAGGCGTCGGCGAGTTCCGCATGGAGGAGCTCATCCCCGACGAGCAGACCATCGTCACCATTTCCCACGAGGGCTACATCAAGCGCACCGACATCGACTCCTATCGCAAGCAAGGCCGAGGCGGAAAGGGCATCCGCGGCGGAGCGGCGAAAGAAGGCGACTTCCTCGCCCATCTCTTCGTCGTCTCCACGCACGACTACCTGCTCTTCTTCACCAACCGCGGCCGGGTCTACTGGGCCCGCGTATACGACCTGCCCGCGCTGAGTCGCACCTCGCGCGGCCGGTCCATCGCCAATCTCCTCCAGATGCAGCCCGGCGAAACCCACCGCGCTGTCCTCGCCGTCAAGCAGTTCGAGGAGGATTTCGTCTTCTTCGCCACCGCTCGCGGCACGGTGAAAAAGACCCCCATGAGCGCCTACAGCCGCCCGCGCAGCAGCGGCATCATCGCCATCTCCCTCGACGCCGACGACGAACTCATCAATGTCGAACGCACCTCGGGAAGCAACCACATCGTCCTCGGCACGCGCAACGGTATGGCCGTCCACTTCGACGAGTCCAACGTTCGCGCCATGGGCCGCGGCGCTCACGGTGTCAAGGGCATGACCCTCGAGGCCGACGACTCCATCGTCTCTCTCGTGGCCATCGACCCCGGCGGATCGTTGCTTACGGTCTGCGAGAACGGCTACGGCAAGCGCACCAACATCGACGAGTACCGCAAGACCAAGCGCGGCGGCAAAGGCGTCATCAACATCCGCGCCACGGAACGCAACGGCCGAGTCGTCGCCATCGAGGCCGTCTGCGACACCGACGAACTCATGTTCATCACCGCCAAGGGCATGATGCTCCGCACCGACCTGTCGCAGCTCCGCGAGATCGGCCGCGCCACCCAGGGCGTCCGCCTCATCCGCCTCGATGAAGGAGACTCCGTCGTCGCCGTGGCCAAGATCGCCCTGGAGTCGGAAGAAGTGAAAAAAGTGGTCGGCGAGGGTGACGCTGGCGACTCGGAGTCAGCCAGCGTCGACGCAGTCCGCGATGTTGCCGAAGGTGAAACTTCCGTCGAAGATCCGGAAGCCGACTCGGAATCGTCCAACGGCGACGCTCCGGAAGATCAGACGTAG